TTTCTCCGAAATTGGACATCGATCAAGGAATCGCGGTGGTAGAAGTTTACGAGGTAAATAATGGCGTGATCGATCAGGCGAGTCAGCTGATCAACATTTCCACCCGCGGGGAAGTTGGGACCGATGCCAGCCGCATGATCGGAGGTTTCGTAGTGAACGGATCCGATGCGCAGAAGATCTACGTTCGTTCAACAGGACCGTCACTGGACATCCCCGGTGCGAACCTCTTACAAGACCCGAAGGTATCCATCAGGGATGCCGATGGGACTGAGATCGCGTCAAACGACAACTGGAGGGATGCAACCAATGTTGCCGACATTGAAGCTACCGGTATCCCTCCCGCCAATGAGGCGGAAGCAGGTATCGTCGTCAGTCTCGATCCTGGAATTTATACAGTCATAGTCGAAGGAGCTGACAGTGGCACCGGACTCGCCACAGTCGAAATATACAAATTCGAAGACTAAGATCGGTTTTGGAGCAATCAGGTAGCAAAATAGTGCCCATATTAAGGCCCCGGCTTCGGTGAGCCGGGGCTTTCTTTTGTACGGAATTTTCACCTCTGTCTCAAAACCAATAGCCTCGGTCAGTTCTACAAAGCTGGGATGCCGTCGTCACCAACGTGGTTCCTGAACCTCGCTATTACGGATTGGCGTTGTGTGTGATCGTGGAAACCTTTGCCATAATGCGATGACGAAAGTCCGCAAAACATTAGTCCCGCAGCTGAGAATCTATCTGCTGCTTATCCAAGCGCGCACGGGGAACCGCGTTTTCAAGTTCTGCAAAGAGTAGGATGTTGAAATCCTGGCCACGGCTTTTAATTTTCATGAACCGGATGTCGTTGTGGTCATTTGTAAGTTCCACCGATTCGATAAGATCGATGACAATTCGGGTAACCTAAGGATTCCGATCAGCGATGCCTTATTAATAAAGAGGGTCCAGCGGGACATGGGCCTGTTTCAGATTCTCGAACACTAACAACGCGAGTACAAAAAAGGCCCCGACTCGTTGAGAAGCCAGGGCCAAATTTGAAAGGTTAGAAAACGAGGGATGTCTAGCCGAGCCGTTCTAGTCTAGTTCACTTAAATTTCGTATTGAGGACGTGGATCTTTCGGCCAGTCCAGATGGTAGAACTTACCACGAGGTTGGTCTGTCCGCTCGTAGGTGTGCGCACCAAAGAAATCACGCTGCGACTGAAGTAGATTTGCAGGGAGGCGCGCCAGGCGATAGCCATCGTAATAGGAGAGTGCAGAAGCGAAGGTGGGAATAGGAATTCCATTCACACTGGCTGCAGCAACTACCTTGCGCCAATTGGACTGAGATGAATTGATCTCACCCAAGAAGTAGGGATCGAGGAGGAGGTTAGCCAGATCAGCATCTCGAGCATAGGCCTCAGTTATCTTCTGTAGGAACCGGGCACGAATGATACAACCTCCACGCCAGATCTGAGCGATTTCACCAAAGTTGAGCGTCCAGTTGTATTCGTTTTGCGCTTCACGCATGAGCTGGAAGCCTTGGGCATAAGAACAAATCTTAGAGCAATAAAGCGCATCGTGGATGGCTTTGATAAATTCATCTTTGTCGCCATCAAATGAGGCTTCAGGTCCCGTCAAAATTGCGGAAGCAGCAACCCGTTCTTCTTTCACTGCACTCAAACAGCGGGCGAAAACAGCCTCAGCCACGGTGGGCGCAGGAACGCCCATATCGAGTGCATTAACCGAAGTCCACTTACCAGTTCCCTTTTGACCTGCAGTATCGAGCACGATGTCGACAAAGGCTTGCCCGGTGACTGGGTCGTTTTCTTGAAGGATATCGGCCGTGATCTCAATCAGGAAGGAATCGAGTAATCCTTCATTCCATTCGGCAAAGACTTTTCCGATTTCGGCAGCTTCCATTCCCAAGAGATTTTTCATGAGGAAGTAAGCCTCACAAATCATCTGCATATCACCATACTCGATGCCATTGTGAACCATTTTCACATAATGACCGGCACCGTTAGGGCCTATGTAAGCTGAGCATGGAAATCCACCTTCAACAGGCTTACCTGGCTCGGCTCCTTCAAGTGGCTTACCTGTTTCAGGATCCACTTTCGCAGCGATTGCTTGCCAGATGGGTGCCAAATGCTCCCAGGATTCAGGGTCGCCACCAGGCATCATCGAAGGACCAAAACGGGCGCCTTCTTCTCCACCGGAAACTCCAGACCCCACAAACCGAAGTCCTTTTTCACTGAGTTCTTTTTCGCGGCGGATGGTGTCCGTCCACTTGGCGTTTCCACCGTCGATGATAATATCACCTTGGTCGAGCAGGGGAATTAATCCGGCAATGACCGCATCAGTCGGGCCACCGGCCTGGACCATGATGATTATTTTGCGAGGTCCCTTGAGAGAATTCACAAAATCCTCCAAGGCTGCTTGACCTACAAGTCCCCCTGGAGTGTCAGGGTTTGCGGCCACAAAATCCTCCATTTTAGAGGTCGTACGATTGTAGACCGAAATTTTGAAACCGTGGTCGGCGATGTTAAGTGCCAGGTTCTGACCCATGACGGCCAGCCCGATTAAACCGATATCAGATGATTCTTCAGACATTTTCTAACAGGTGTTTGAAATTGAGCGAGGAAACAAGCAAAGCGAATTTCACAAAGCAAGAACGAAGCCTCAAAACCAAAGGAAAAACACCCAAAATTGAGACCCATAGTAGCTATTCAGCCCAATCAGGTCTGACCAGCAGCACCCTCATCATGGCAAGCAACCCAATGACTTTCACCGGATTCAAGCTGCTCTTTCTTCCAGATAGGAACGCGTTTCTTCACTTCATCGATTACGTATCGGCAGCCTTCAAATGCCTCAGCTCTATGTCCCGAAATAACTCCGACCCACACGGCGATACCTCCA
This genomic stretch from Opitutia bacterium ISCC 52 harbors:
- the gndA gene encoding NADP-dependent phosphogluconate dehydrogenase — protein: MSEESSDIGLIGLAVMGQNLALNIADHGFKISVYNRTTSKMEDFVAANPDTPGGLVGQAALEDFVNSLKGPRKIIIMVQAGGPTDAVIAGLIPLLDQGDIIIDGGNAKWTDTIRREKELSEKGLRFVGSGVSGGEEGARFGPSMMPGGDPESWEHLAPIWQAIAAKVDPETGKPLEGAEPGKPVEGGFPCSAYIGPNGAGHYVKMVHNGIEYGDMQMICEAYFLMKNLLGMEAAEIGKVFAEWNEGLLDSFLIEITADILQENDPVTGQAFVDIVLDTAGQKGTGKWTSVNALDMGVPAPTVAEAVFARCLSAVKEERVAASAILTGPEASFDGDKDEFIKAIHDALYCSKICSYAQGFQLMREAQNEYNWTLNFGEIAQIWRGGCIIRARFLQKITEAYARDADLANLLLDPYFLGEINSSQSNWRKVVAAASVNGIPIPTFASALSYYDGYRLARLPANLLQSQRDFFGAHTYERTDQPRGKFYHLDWPKDPRPQYEI